One window of Leptospira yasudae genomic DNA carries:
- a CDS encoding FAD-binding oxidoreductase, translated as MTTTSTINKTELKSLIGPGKIFFKNDPDFDEATFLSFGTDRTKVYKPDFDILAFPTTTEEVAKIVKYAYDNDIAIVPSGGRTGYAGGAIAKNGELVLSLAKMDKILDFDPFFGSIKVQAGMITKNLHKEVEEREFYFPVDFAATGSSHIGGNIATNAGGVRVVHYGLIRQWVLGLTVVTGTGEILEFNGEVLKNNTGYDLKQLFIGSEGTLGVITEATLKLTTKPLDNRVLLVSVPDFSSILSLFKETHQVKVPLLAFEFFTEYCLGKVKAHLGVPDPFQTPSPYYVLMEFEIAEESDEEKLFGFLETITEKGLISDGSLAQNSRQSETFWKYREGISESISIEYTVHKNDISLPLRNMEPFLIDMESLLNGKYPGFEIALFGHIGDGNLHLNIVKPKDLSNEEFFKKCKDVDPDMFRLLQKYHGSISAEHGIGLLKKDFLHFSRSQAEIFLMKEIKKSMDPKNIMNPGKLF; from the coding sequence TCGACAATCAACAAAACTGAACTCAAATCCCTGATCGGACCCGGAAAGATCTTTTTTAAAAACGATCCCGACTTCGACGAAGCGACCTTTCTTTCTTTTGGAACGGATAGAACCAAGGTTTACAAACCGGATTTCGACATTCTCGCATTCCCTACCACCACGGAAGAAGTTGCAAAAATCGTAAAATACGCTTACGACAACGATATCGCGATAGTTCCTTCCGGCGGACGAACCGGTTACGCGGGCGGAGCGATCGCAAAGAACGGAGAATTGGTTCTTTCGCTTGCGAAGATGGATAAGATCTTGGACTTCGATCCGTTTTTCGGAAGCATCAAGGTTCAGGCCGGAATGATCACCAAAAATCTCCACAAAGAAGTCGAAGAAAGGGAATTTTATTTTCCAGTGGACTTCGCGGCCACCGGCTCCTCTCACATCGGAGGAAACATCGCGACGAACGCGGGCGGCGTAAGAGTCGTTCACTACGGCTTGATTCGTCAATGGGTTTTAGGTCTTACCGTCGTCACCGGAACCGGTGAAATTTTGGAATTCAACGGAGAGGTTCTCAAGAACAACACGGGTTACGATCTCAAACAGCTTTTTATCGGCTCGGAAGGAACGTTAGGCGTCATCACTGAAGCAACCCTCAAGCTGACCACAAAACCTTTGGACAACCGGGTTCTGCTCGTATCCGTTCCCGACTTCTCTTCCATCCTCTCCTTGTTCAAAGAAACGCATCAAGTTAAAGTTCCTTTGCTCGCTTTCGAATTCTTCACCGAATATTGTCTCGGAAAAGTAAAAGCGCACCTCGGAGTTCCCGACCCGTTTCAAACTCCGAGTCCATATTACGTTTTGATGGAATTCGAAATCGCGGAAGAATCGGACGAGGAAAAACTGTTCGGCTTTCTGGAAACGATCACCGAAAAAGGTCTGATCAGCGACGGAAGCCTCGCGCAAAATTCAAGACAATCCGAAACCTTCTGGAAATACAGGGAAGGGATCAGCGAAAGTATTTCGATCGAATACACCGTACACAAAAACGACATATCCCTTCCTCTGCGGAACATGGAGCCGTTTCTGATAGACATGGAATCGTTGTTAAACGGTAAATATCCCGGTTTCGAAATCGCGCTCTTCGGACATATCGGAGACGGAAATCTTCACCTAAACATCGTTAAACCGAAGGATCTTTCCAACGAGGAATTCTTCAAAAAGTGCAAGGACGTCGATCCCGACATGTTCCGTTTATTACAAAAATATCATGGATCGATCAGCGCCGAACACGGGATCGGACTTTTGAAAAAGGACTTTCTCCATTTTTCAAGATCCCAGGCAGAAATTTTTCTGATGAAGGAAATCAAAAAGTCCATGGACCCTAAAAACATCATGAACCCGGGCAAATTGTTCTGA
- a CDS encoding bifunctional GNAT family N-acetyltransferase/carbon-nitrogen hydrolase family protein, with protein MISTNGSGGKKPSKKKKKIQSEHRIVMRSLTLDDYADVKEIMDIVFPEFDGAWKKNQFESQITKFPDGQICIEDNGKVVGAAISQIIKWSDYGDNHTYEEIVGKGDLKNHNENGDTLYGVDIFVHPEYRGLRLGRRLYDARKELCEKLNLKRIVVGAWMPGYENYEDTMTPAQYIEKVRDKEIYDPVLSFQLANGFHVRKLKRGYFGHTKGFSSYAVLLEWLNIYYEKEETTLIGGQKTVVRVGVVQMQMRPVTGIEELMRQVEFFVDTVAGYNVDFVLFPEFFNASLLARYNDRSPSDAMRALSSHTESIIEKMVELAVSYNVNIISGSMPEYRENTLHNVSYLCRRDGTYEEQYKLHVTPDEDFYWGVKGGYNLSVFNTDACKIGILICFDVEFPELPRFLAEQGMDVLFVPFYTDTKNGYNRVRHCAMARAIENECYVVISGSVGALPHVENMDIQYAQSAVFTPSDFAFPHDCVAAESVPNTEMTLIADLDLDLLKELRKKGSVRNLSNRRKDLYELKWIYES; from the coding sequence ATGATTTCAACCAACGGGTCCGGCGGAAAAAAGCCGAGTAAGAAAAAGAAGAAGATACAATCCGAACACCGGATTGTTATGCGAAGTCTTACTCTGGACGATTACGCGGACGTCAAAGAGATCATGGACATCGTCTTTCCGGAGTTCGACGGAGCCTGGAAGAAGAATCAGTTCGAATCTCAGATCACGAAATTTCCGGACGGTCAGATCTGTATCGAAGACAACGGCAAAGTCGTGGGTGCGGCGATCAGTCAGATCATCAAGTGGTCCGATTACGGAGACAATCATACCTACGAGGAAATCGTCGGAAAGGGCGATCTGAAAAATCATAACGAGAACGGAGACACGCTCTACGGAGTCGACATTTTCGTTCATCCGGAATACAGAGGATTGCGTCTCGGTCGAAGATTATACGACGCCCGAAAGGAACTCTGCGAGAAGTTGAATCTCAAACGGATCGTGGTCGGTGCGTGGATGCCCGGTTATGAAAACTACGAAGACACGATGACCCCCGCACAATACATCGAAAAGGTAAGGGACAAGGAAATCTACGATCCGGTTCTTTCCTTTCAACTCGCAAACGGCTTTCACGTCCGCAAACTCAAACGCGGATACTTCGGTCATACGAAAGGTTTCAGCTCTTACGCCGTTCTATTAGAATGGTTGAATATTTATTACGAAAAGGAAGAAACCACGCTGATCGGAGGACAAAAAACCGTCGTCCGCGTGGGCGTCGTTCAAATGCAGATGCGTCCCGTCACCGGCATAGAAGAATTGATGCGCCAGGTGGAATTCTTCGTGGATACGGTCGCGGGCTATAACGTCGATTTCGTATTATTTCCCGAATTTTTTAATGCGTCCTTGCTCGCGCGTTACAACGACAGAAGCCCTTCCGACGCGATGCGGGCGCTTTCCAGTCATACAGAAAGCATCATCGAAAAGATGGTCGAACTCGCGGTTTCATACAACGTGAACATCATTTCCGGAAGTATGCCGGAATACAGGGAAAACACTCTTCACAACGTTTCGTATCTTTGCAGAAGAGACGGAACCTACGAGGAGCAATACAAACTTCACGTAACTCCGGACGAAGACTTTTACTGGGGCGTCAAGGGCGGTTATAATCTTTCCGTATTCAATACAGACGCGTGCAAGATCGGAATTCTCATCTGTTTCGACGTGGAATTTCCGGAGCTTCCGAGATTCCTGGCCGAACAAGGAATGGACGTTCTGTTCGTTCCGTTTTACACGGACACGAAGAACGGATACAACCGCGTAAGACATTGTGCGATGGCGAGAGCGATCGAAAACGAATGTTACGTCGTGATCTCCGGTTCGGTCGGCGCTCTGCCTCACGTGGAGAACATGGACATTCAATACGCTCAATCCGCCGTGTTTACTCCTTCGGATTTCGCGTTTCCACACGACTGCGTCGCCGCGGAATCCGTTCCGAACACGGAGATGACTTTGATCGCGGATTTGGATCTGGACTTGTTAAAAGAGCTCCGTAAAAAAGGATCGGTTCGAAATCTTTCCAACCGAAGAAAAGATCTCTACGAACTCAAATGGATTTACGAATCATGA
- a CDS encoding transmembrane 220 family protein, protein MDLRIMKIFSIVTIFIWLVFAGLQWNDPDPWLWIPLYMSVVILYAGFLMYPEKSKLWLRTSLILSALFSAGTVLAAMQIENLSFDDEVTREMGGLILSAIWSRIPGFWIRKRETSAISKG, encoded by the coding sequence ATGGATTTACGAATCATGAAAATTTTTTCCATCGTTACGATTTTTATCTGGCTCGTATTTGCCGGTCTTCAGTGGAACGATCCCGATCCTTGGCTTTGGATTCCTTTGTATATGAGCGTCGTAATCCTATATGCTGGATTTTTAATGTATCCCGAAAAATCGAAACTCTGGCTGAGAACATCCTTGATTCTTTCTGCGCTCTTTTCGGCTGGAACGGTTTTGGCGGCGATGCAAATCGAAAATCTTTCCTTTGACGACGAGGTTACGAGAGAAATGGGAGGTCTGATTTTGTCCGCGATCTGGTCCAGAATTCCCGGCTTTTGGATCCGCAAGAGAGAAACGAGTGCAATTTCGAAAGGATGA
- a CDS encoding VTT domain-containing protein, producing the protein MQFRKDEIFQYHKKRNFYSGLIFLGSVFLAVILLSLTASGLLKLEIPGLEAIQKLVLYVSKEIRKPSLLGVFFTTLFGGLFFFYLPIEFLYIRAAYSKLDGSDLVMLHILGLVISFTINYFLGRIAARACIKLISPKKFYRMKGFLNRYGVLAIFAFNALPLPAPILSAVLGVIRYKKKIFYPVFVAGQLAQCAVILFFVRFVFTGKIF; encoded by the coding sequence GTGCAATTTCGAAAGGATGAAATCTTTCAATATCACAAAAAGAGGAATTTCTATTCCGGTCTGATCTTTCTCGGTTCCGTTTTTCTCGCCGTCATTCTTTTGAGTTTAACCGCGTCCGGTCTTTTAAAACTGGAAATTCCCGGTTTGGAAGCGATTCAAAAACTCGTTCTTTATGTAAGCAAAGAAATCCGTAAACCGAGCCTGCTCGGCGTTTTCTTTACAACCCTCTTCGGCGGTTTGTTTTTCTTTTATCTTCCGATCGAATTCTTATACATACGCGCCGCGTATTCCAAACTAGACGGAAGCGATTTAGTAATGCTGCATATTCTCGGGTTGGTGATATCGTTCACGATCAATTACTTTCTGGGAAGAATCGCGGCCCGCGCTTGTATCAAACTGATCAGTCCGAAAAAATTCTATCGTATGAAGGGTTTCTTAAATCGTTACGGCGTTCTTGCCATCTTCGCGTTCAACGCGTTGCCTTTGCCCGCTCCGATCTTGAGCGCGGTGTTAGGCGTGATCCGTTATAAGAAAAAAATTTTTTATCCGGTGTTTGTCGCGGGTCAGTTGGCGCAGTGTGCGGTGATTCTTTTCTTTGTTCGTTTCGTATTTACCGGTAAGATTTTTTAA
- a CDS encoding TonB-dependent receptor family protein — MKQKSILSLSVFIILLFSVGVPAQPQSEENSNQPTSDKQPPTTQPSPSNSNGEDTEKEKWGKGTISVIGKRKTDLKRIPGSATVIEKEFLEQTKPVDSMEVLRRVPGASIRYQDTGLILNIGFRGVNNDLGRKVLILEDGIFTSLNPYSAPEQYYTPNIDRMERIEVVKGSGAILFGPSTIGGVINFITKRPPKEPVLSVSTQGGSYGFFSSQVSYGGTFGNTGIDITLLRKQGNGFRDHQDFRLHELSFKSVTDLNEKHTLTTKFLGTVQDANMTYLGSTTAQLWNNPSSNFAEQDNRQLQRYSGDIGHEWKLTDHSKLVTKVYSAYTERNWARQNYVRNTGSYFTSYPGNVIKTYDTEPFVNRPGDTVYMLDSVGHRNRTYRFVGAESRYQLDYQFLGIKNQLDAGLRYHYETADIKYLDGPSTPDYAIFGNGLNNPATGTASSEYSLAKSGALRDHEVNNTKSIAGFAQNSFKFYDKFSVIPGVRYETFTQNRTILRQQAVDPVTNQPDPNSPSQEVDKGSKHVYHVVIPGLGLTYDIKKDLTWFAGAHKGFSPPRYQDALNNSGIVNRIDPEYSYNYETGIRGDITKTLNAQVTYFDLNYVNQIIITSSTSGNDSASSAKNGGRTYSRGVETNFTFDPAKLFDASFKLPIELIYTRADARMNQYSIDTSKVTANQSLLDFVVTQRDKNGNYVPYVSRDTATLALGFIHPKGFYARGEYQYFSAQYHDDANTRTAYWSDSITDPLGKKVLQYLNITSNSSGETGVIPAYGLINASFGYKHPVKRWSVFVTGKNLADVRYISGRLPEGIQVGPFRQINVGVTFEL, encoded by the coding sequence ATGAAACAAAAATCAATTCTGTCCCTTTCTGTTTTTATCATTCTGTTGTTTTCAGTGGGAGTTCCCGCCCAGCCGCAGTCGGAAGAAAATTCGAATCAACCGACATCCGACAAACAACCTCCGACGACGCAACCATCTCCTTCTAATTCCAATGGAGAAGATACGGAAAAGGAAAAATGGGGAAAAGGAACGATCTCGGTAATCGGTAAACGCAAAACCGATCTGAAACGAATCCCCGGTTCGGCAACCGTAATCGAAAAAGAATTCTTAGAACAAACCAAACCCGTCGATTCCATGGAAGTTTTGCGAAGAGTTCCCGGCGCTTCGATCCGTTATCAAGACACGGGATTGATTTTGAACATAGGATTTCGAGGAGTGAACAACGACCTCGGCCGTAAAGTTCTCATCTTAGAAGACGGAATCTTTACTTCCCTCAATCCCTACTCGGCACCGGAACAATATTATACTCCGAACATCGATCGTATGGAACGAATCGAAGTCGTCAAAGGTTCGGGGGCGATCCTCTTCGGGCCTTCGACCATCGGCGGCGTGATCAACTTCATCACAAAACGTCCTCCGAAAGAACCGGTCCTTTCCGTTTCCACGCAAGGCGGTTCTTACGGTTTTTTCTCTTCTCAAGTTTCGTACGGTGGAACGTTCGGAAACACGGGAATCGACATTACTCTCTTGAGAAAACAAGGGAACGGTTTTCGCGATCACCAAGATTTTCGTCTGCACGAACTCTCCTTTAAATCGGTCACCGATCTGAACGAAAAACATACGTTGACGACGAAGTTCTTGGGAACCGTCCAAGACGCGAACATGACGTATTTGGGTTCGACCACCGCTCAGCTTTGGAATAATCCTTCCTCCAACTTTGCGGAACAGGACAATCGTCAGCTTCAACGATATTCCGGGGACATCGGTCACGAATGGAAACTCACCGATCATTCCAAGCTCGTCACGAAAGTTTATTCGGCTTATACGGAAAGAAACTGGGCTAGACAGAATTACGTCCGAAACACGGGCTCATACTTCACTTCTTATCCGGGTAACGTCATCAAAACGTACGATACGGAACCTTTCGTAAATAGACCGGGAGATACGGTTTACATGTTGGACAGCGTCGGCCATCGAAATCGTACGTATCGTTTCGTCGGTGCGGAATCCCGCTACCAACTCGATTATCAATTTTTAGGAATTAAGAATCAACTCGACGCCGGTCTTCGGTATCACTATGAAACCGCGGACATCAAATACTTGGACGGACCGTCTACTCCCGATTATGCGATCTTCGGAAACGGTCTCAACAATCCCGCGACCGGAACCGCTTCTTCCGAATATTCTCTCGCTAAATCAGGAGCTTTAAGAGATCACGAAGTCAATAATACGAAATCGATCGCGGGTTTTGCGCAGAACAGTTTCAAATTTTACGATAAGTTTTCCGTGATCCCCGGCGTTCGTTACGAAACGTTCACACAGAACAGAACGATTCTCCGTCAACAAGCGGTCGACCCGGTCACCAACCAACCCGATCCAAATTCTCCCTCTCAAGAAGTGGATAAGGGAAGCAAACACGTCTATCACGTCGTGATCCCGGGTTTGGGTTTGACCTACGACATCAAAAAGGATCTGACTTGGTTTGCGGGCGCTCACAAAGGTTTTTCTCCCCCTCGTTATCAGGACGCGCTGAACAATTCGGGGATCGTCAATCGAATCGATCCTGAATATTCGTATAACTACGAAACCGGAATCCGCGGAGATATTACGAAAACCTTAAACGCCCAAGTCACCTATTTCGATCTGAACTACGTCAATCAGATCATCATCACTTCTTCGACTTCCGGGAACGACTCCGCTTCTTCCGCTAAGAATGGAGGAAGAACTTACAGCCGAGGCGTGGAAACGAACTTCACCTTCGATCCTGCAAAACTGTTCGACGCCTCCTTTAAACTTCCGATTGAACTGATTTACACCAGAGCCGACGCAAGAATGAACCAATATTCCATCGACACTTCCAAAGTTACGGCGAATCAATCCCTGCTCGACTTCGTCGTCACGCAGAGAGATAAGAACGGAAACTACGTACCGTATGTTTCCCGCGATACGGCGACTCTCGCGTTGGGATTCATTCACCCGAAAGGTTTTTATGCAAGGGGAGAATATCAATACTTCTCCGCGCAGTATCACGACGACGCGAACACCCGCACCGCGTATTGGTCGGACTCGATCACGGACCCTCTCGGTAAAAAAGTATTACAATATTTGAATATTACTTCCAATAGCTCGGGCGAAACCGGAGTCATTCCGGCCTACGGTCTGATCAACGCTTCCTTCGGTTACAAACACCCCGTCAAACGCTGGAGCGTTTTCGTTACGGGTAAGAATTTAGCCGACGTTCGTTATATTTCCGGCCGTCTCCCCGAGGGGATTCAAGTCGGACCGTTTCGCCAAATCAACGTAGGAGTTACCTTTGAACTCTAA
- a CDS encoding imelysin family protein, with the protein MNLKKLVSLLCIAAAILFSNCKPEDKSNDTTMLAGVIALGAVPTANKAQVVDRYLQLGYESYDQSYKDAVTLQTAIATFAATTTPTAADHTNLKNLFVKARASYLVTEAFRFSSGPIDNSDVIGCGDAVDGSGANECEGLINAWPLDESAIDNYVAGAGGTTYANILAANGNSAGTTEGNDEKAITVGWHAIEYLLWGADTSNGGINQIAGQRAVSDFNNTGSGPRRKAYLKAITDALVLQLKLIRDQYSSGTAYSTALKSNPDAAVTKIFQGLGKFIAGEWGGERLTGTFGGEQEEEHSCFSDTTKADFYYDAQGVLNVWNGSYELKKGAVVSRGPGLSSLFGTLTAPPITAQVTSSRDAFCINLAEQSADPNYTTSCPSGSMTGRYDQIIKNTDSEYNILFNTQKLIGDTLKKTITSAASSVGVSITDFSI; encoded by the coding sequence ATGAACCTAAAAAAACTCGTTTCTCTTTTATGCATTGCGGCTGCGATTCTTTTCTCGAATTGCAAGCCCGAAGATAAATCCAACGATACCACGATGTTAGCGGGAGTAATCGCGTTAGGCGCCGTTCCGACCGCAAACAAAGCGCAGGTCGTCGATCGTTACCTTCAGCTCGGATACGAATCCTACGATCAGAGTTATAAAGACGCGGTAACTCTTCAAACCGCAATCGCGACTTTCGCAGCAACGACGACTCCCACCGCCGCCGATCACACGAATTTAAAGAATCTTTTCGTCAAAGCGAGAGCTTCCTACTTAGTGACGGAAGCGTTTCGTTTTTCTTCCGGCCCGATCGATAACTCGGATGTCATAGGCTGCGGCGACGCCGTAGACGGATCGGGAGCGAACGAGTGCGAAGGTTTGATCAACGCATGGCCGTTAGACGAAAGCGCAATCGATAATTACGTCGCCGGAGCCGGCGGAACGACTTACGCCAATATCTTAGCCGCAAACGGAAACTCAGCTGGAACAACCGAAGGCAATGATGAGAAGGCGATCACTGTCGGTTGGCATGCAATCGAATATCTTCTTTGGGGTGCGGACACTTCCAACGGAGGAATCAACCAAATCGCGGGACAAAGAGCCGTGTCCGATTTCAACAATACAGGAAGCGGTCCGAGAAGAAAAGCATACTTGAAAGCGATCACAGACGCTCTTGTTTTGCAGTTAAAACTCATTCGGGATCAATACTCGAGCGGAACGGCATACTCGACGGCGTTAAAATCCAATCCTGATGCGGCCGTAACGAAAATCTTTCAAGGACTCGGTAAATTCATCGCGGGAGAATGGGGAGGAGAAAGACTCACCGGAACCTTCGGCGGAGAACAAGAAGAAGAACATTCCTGCTTCAGCGATACTACGAAAGCCGACTTCTACTACGATGCTCAAGGTGTGTTGAACGTATGGAACGGTTCTTATGAACTGAAAAAAGGCGCCGTGGTTTCCAGAGGACCGGGACTCAGCAGCTTGTTTGGAACTTTAACCGCTCCTCCGATCACGGCGCAGGTCACTTCGTCCAGAGACGCATTCTGCATCAATCTTGCGGAACAAAGCGCTGATCCAAATTACACGACTTCTTGTCCTTCCGGGTCGATGACGGGACGTTACGATCAGATCATTAAAAACACGGATTCCGAGTACAACATTCTTTTCAATACTCAGAAATTGATCGGAGACACTCTGAAAAAAACGATCACATCCGCCGCAAGCTCGGTCGGAGTTTCGATTACGGACTTCTCCATCTAA
- a CDS encoding di-heme oxidoredictase family protein, which translates to MKNKNLIRKEEPSFFPVSIVSKIRIGFLIGILFGLFAQCNNGIFDEKKKNHDLETAAAILLYLQNADPGEQYSGGLTTTFDSSVNAFDLAAANLRDGGNIDFQGGNSFFNRIWVQGGNSASDGLGPVFNSTSCNGCHVKDGRGTPPASGSSSFNTMLVRVSKNGKDPITGGPVGLDNYGLQINDRGVAGPPAVSGEATTTVTFAEEPGTFPDGEAYSLRRPTFTISAWNFGTPPVVNQSPRTSPMIPGLGLLEAIPESTIRSFADENDSDGDGISGKPNIVWDAKLQKKTLGRFGWKANEPNLFQQNQGAFLGDIGITSPLFPSQNCAATQTDCATSTPGNNGTPEGTEISTRTANLVTLYTKLVSVPGRRNWTHTDVVRGKQIFSEIGCNSCHKPYILTGYVEGFPEISFQHIKPYTDLLLHDMGTDLADNREDFEATGTEWRTPPLWGTGLIQKVNGHNNLLHDGRARGHKEAILWHGGEALSSRNKFVNLPKSDRDKLILFLESL; encoded by the coding sequence ATGAAAAACAAAAATTTAATAAGAAAGGAAGAACCCTCTTTCTTTCCGGTTTCAATCGTTTCTAAAATAAGAATAGGATTCCTGATCGGAATCCTATTCGGTTTATTCGCGCAGTGTAACAACGGAATCTTCGACGAGAAAAAAAAGAATCACGATCTGGAGACGGCGGCGGCGATTCTTCTTTATCTTCAGAACGCCGATCCGGGTGAACAATACTCAGGCGGCTTAACCACCACCTTCGATTCCAGCGTGAACGCATTCGATCTTGCCGCGGCGAATCTCCGCGACGGAGGGAACATCGATTTTCAAGGAGGAAATTCCTTCTTCAATCGTATTTGGGTCCAAGGCGGGAACTCCGCATCCGACGGACTCGGCCCTGTATTCAACAGCACTTCCTGCAACGGTTGTCACGTGAAAGACGGAAGAGGAACTCCCCCCGCAAGCGGAAGCAGTTCGTTCAATACGATGCTTGTCCGAGTCAGTAAAAACGGAAAAGATCCGATCACCGGCGGTCCGGTCGGACTCGATAATTACGGTTTGCAGATCAACGATCGCGGAGTCGCGGGTCCTCCCGCAGTATCGGGTGAAGCGACCACGACGGTAACGTTCGCAGAAGAGCCCGGAACCTTTCCGGATGGAGAAGCGTATTCTCTAAGAAGACCAACGTTCACGATTTCTGCTTGGAACTTCGGAACTCCTCCCGTCGTAAATCAATCCCCGCGAACTTCTCCGATGATTCCCGGACTCGGACTTTTGGAAGCGATCCCCGAATCTACGATCCGTTCTTTTGCGGATGAAAACGATTCGGACGGAGACGGTATATCAGGAAAACCGAATATTGTCTGGGACGCGAAACTGCAGAAAAAAACCCTCGGAAGATTCGGATGGAAAGCGAACGAACCGAATCTCTTTCAACAAAACCAAGGAGCGTTCTTGGGAGATATAGGAATTACGAGTCCCCTCTTTCCGAGCCAAAACTGCGCGGCGACGCAGACGGACTGTGCGACGTCCACGCCCGGCAACAACGGAACTCCGGAAGGAACGGAAATTTCCACAAGAACTGCGAATCTCGTGACTCTTTATACGAAACTCGTAAGCGTTCCCGGAAGAAGAAACTGGACTCACACCGATGTCGTGCGAGGAAAACAGATTTTTTCCGAGATCGGATGCAACTCTTGTCATAAACCTTACATCCTCACAGGATACGTGGAAGGGTTCCCCGAAATCTCCTTCCAGCATATCAAACCGTATACGGATCTTCTGCTTCATGATATGGGAACGGACTTAGCGGACAACCGCGAAGATTTCGAAGCGACCGGAACCGAATGGAGAACCCCTCCTCTATGGGGAACGGGACTCATTCAGAAAGTCAACGGGCACAACAATCTTCTGCACGACGGACGCGCCCGAGGTCACAAGGAAGCGATTCTCTGGCACGGGGGAGAAGCGCTAAGCTCCAGAAACAAATTCGTCAATCTTCCGAAATCGGATAGGGACAAACTAATTCTGTTCCTGGAGTCTTTATGA
- a CDS encoding imelysin family protein: MRILEYTDISETRIKLVRKIKILVLSLSIVLPGIRCEDLGKITGTETLLIALFANASTGEFLNYTANQVAVPQFSKLLVATNQLKTSATAYQTTQDATTLVDLQTKWLAARRIFKQSEIFYINRSYLASNYFHRLDGYILGENSRPVATDLNTAATGSPNTSTVDSYPLTRKGFAALEYFIFDNGDGVHDATDTIANINAANTGSAGRRAYIVSLASVIQLDAQRLYNSWNTASGNFAGELATGTGSFGGIKDAVDSFINGIVQLEYVNQDVRVGVPAGLTLAGTTQFPAKLESIYSDTSYQDLLSSVEGFELVYYGNTSDNDARSLSYLVQFQSSALDARVKTKIATLKTAIQGRINASATLKADLTGNLSFVNTEIYQRFRDLRTTTATEIIGILGANALPSNSDGD, encoded by the coding sequence ATGAGAATTTTAGAATATACTGATATTTCCGAGACAAGAATCAAACTCGTCCGAAAGATCAAGATTCTTGTTCTTTCTTTATCGATCGTTCTTCCCGGAATCCGTTGCGAAGACCTGGGCAAAATCACGGGAACGGAAACTTTGCTGATCGCCTTATTTGCAAACGCCAGCACGGGAGAATTTCTCAACTATACGGCCAATCAGGTCGCGGTGCCTCAATTCAGCAAACTTTTGGTTGCGACAAATCAGCTGAAGACGAGCGCGACCGCGTATCAAACAACGCAGGACGCGACGACACTTGTCGATTTGCAAACCAAATGGCTTGCCGCGCGAAGAATCTTCAAACAAAGCGAGATCTTTTATATCAACCGTTCTTATCTTGCATCTAATTACTTTCATCGATTGGACGGTTATATCTTGGGTGAAAACAGCCGTCCCGTGGCAACCGATCTCAATACGGCCGCAACCGGAAGTCCTAACACAAGCACGGTGGATTCGTATCCGTTGACAAGAAAAGGATTTGCGGCATTGGAATACTTCATCTTTGATAACGGGGACGGAGTTCACGACGCGACGGATACGATCGCGAACATCAACGCAGCGAACACGGGAAGCGCGGGAAGAAGGGCATACATCGTATCTCTCGCAAGCGTCATTCAATTGGATGCGCAACGTCTTTATAATTCTTGGAACACGGCTTCGGGAAACTTTGCGGGAGAATTAGCCACGGGAACCGGATCGTTCGGCGGAATCAAAGATGCGGTCGATTCGTTTATCAACGGAATCGTTCAATTGGAATACGTGAATCAAGACGTTCGGGTGGGAGTTCCCGCAGGGTTGACATTGGCAGGCACGACCCAATTTCCCGCAAAACTGGAATCGATCTACAGCGACACTTCCTATCAGGATTTACTTTCTTCCGTGGAAGGTTTCGAACTGGTATATTACGGAAACACGAGCGACAATGACGCGAGATCTCTCAGCTATCTCGTTCAATTTCAAAGCAGCGCATTGGATGCCCGCGTAAAAACGAAGATCGCAACTTTGAAAACCGCCATTCAAGGTCGAATCAACGCGTCCGCGACGCTCAAAGCCGATCTTACGGGAAATTTAAGTTTTGTGAATACGGAAATCTACCAGCGATTCCGCGACCTAAGAACGACGACGGCGACCGAAATCATCGGAATCTTAGGCGCGAACGCCCTACCGTCAAACTCGGACGGGGACTAA